TTTTGTATCTGATCTTTAAAAATATTGTGACTCCGGGGCAATACCTTTCGCTGATGTTTTATGGGTTCTTTATTTTTGGCCCTATGCAAGAGATAGGAAACATCATTATCTCTTACAGGGAGGCAGAGGCTTCTCTTCAGAATTTCGATCGTTTAATGAAAAAAGATGTGGAAGAAAAACCACTTCATCCCAAGCAGATTGGTGCTATTGAAGAACTGGAATTCAAACATGTCTCTTTCAAACATCAGTCGGCTCAATATAAAGCATTGAATAATATTTCTTTTGATGTTAAAAATGGAGAAACGATTGCTTTTGTGGGCCCAAGCGGATCAGGAAAAAGTACATTGGTAAAACTACTAGTTGGTCTTTACAGGCCACAGGAAGGGAATATTTTTTACAATGAGATTAATGGAAAGGAATTTGATTTTGATGAACTGAGAAATCAGATTGGCTTTGTCACTCAGGATACCCAGCTTTTCGCTGGAACCATCAAAGAAAACCTTCTCTTCGTGAATCCCCATGCTACAGAACAGGAACTTGCCATTGCTTTACAGAAATCGAGCTGTACTGCCTTGTTAGAAAGAGCTGAGAAAGGAATAGAAACCGTTATTGGTGAAGGTGGATTGAAACTGAGTGGTGGTGAAAAACAAAGAATTGCTATTGCGAGAGCCCTTTTAAGAAAACCTCATTTATTGATTTTCGATGAAGCCACTTCCGCTTTGGACAGTATTACTGAGGAAGAAATTACTTCTACCATAAAAGATATTTCAGAGGAAAGAGAACAAATTACGGTTCTGATTGCCCACCGATTGAGTACCATTATGCATGCAGACAAAATCTATGTCCTGGAACGTGGACAAATTGTAGAAACCGGTTCTCACGATCATCTGATTGCTGAAAAAGGTCTTTATTATGCGATGTGGAGACAACAGATTGGAGAAAGGAAAACAACTGTTCCACAATCTTAGAAATAAATGAGTAAAGATGGTGATAAAGTCGCTGATTAAGCTGTATTATATTTTGCCAAGAATGCACGAATAAAAAAGAATTCGTGCATTCGTGGCGTTTAAAAATCTGCGGGATCTGTGAGATCTGCGAGAAACTTTTATCTTGAGATTCTTCATTCCACATCGCTTCATCCAGAATGACAGAGAACAAAATTATGTCTTATTAGTCATTAAAATTGTGAGAATAAGCTTAAACGCAAAGTTCTAATGATTCTCCTGCTTTATTTTAAGGAAGCAAAAGAGAAGCGACAAGTCGCCTATGAAGCTGGATGTATATTCACACGCTTAAAAAAAGAGATTCTTCATTCCGTGTTTGAACTACGTTCGCAGACCTTCAGCCTATATTCAGAATGACAGCACAACAAAAAGACACTAAAAAAAGTTAAGTTTACTCAATAAAGAAAGCGCTGAAAATACATTCAGCGCCTTTTATATTGTCAATCGTATCTCTTCAGAAATTATTCTTTAGCTCTAACGGTTCTTTGTTCAATTCTCTTTTCAAATTTTTCTCCCTGAAAAATTCTCTGAATCATAATACCCGGAATATGAATCTCATTAGGATCTAATTCTCCCGGTTCTACTAATTCTTCTACCTCAGCAATGGTAATTTTTCCAGCACCAGCCATCGGATGGTTGAAGTTTCTGGCAGATCCTTTGAAAATAAGGTTTCCTGCGTAATCTCCTTTCCATGCTTTTACAATAGAGAAATCTGCATCAAAAGCATGTTCTAAAATATGTGGTTTTCCTTTGAATTCTTTTACTTCTTTTCCTTCCGCTACTTCAGTTCCATAACCTGCAGGAGTATAGAAAGCAGGAATTCCGGCCTGTGCTGCTCTGCATTTTTCTGCTAAAGTTCCCTGTGGAGTAAGTTCAACCTCCAGCTCTCCTGAAAGCATTTGTCTTTCAAATTCAGCATTTTCCCCAACATAAGAAGAGATCATTTTCTTGATTTGTCTTTTATGAAGCAATAATCCCAGCCCAAAGTCATCTACCCCGGCATTGTTTGAAATGCAGGTAAGATCTTTCACATTACTTTCCACTAAGGCATTAATTGAATTTTCAGGAATTCCGCAAAGTCCAAATCCGCCCAGCATCAGTGTCATTCCATCTTTAATTCCTTCGATGGCCTCCTTTGCATTTTTTACTCTTTTATCTATCATGAAATATTAGATTTTTCTGTTGGCTAAATTTAATAAAAAATATCGTATCTGCGATGATTGGAAAAAGTTCCTAATCCCTATCCCATCCTGACTAGCCATTTTTTGTATTAAAAATATAATTATCAAACATTTACAGCCAAAAGTGAACAAATCGGTTCATTTTTTTTATATATCTCGTAAAATTGATTTATATTTGGGGTTTTAAATTCAAAAAAACATCACACTTTTAATCTTCGGATATAAACACAATATTAGTATAAAAATTATTTCTGACAGTGTAGCCGCTGTCTCTCCAATGCTTTTACCTCTTACTTTCTTCGTATTGGTACACAAAAGTAAATCATCACAACCCTAAAATCAGAACTTAATATAAAACATGAAAAAACTATTTACGTCAGCGTTGCTTGCATTAGTACTCAGCATCAACGTATATGCGCAAGAAAAAACTTATTTCGATGAAAACTGGGAAAAGACAACTCAGGAAAAAATGGAGTATTACCGTGAAACGTCTCCTAAAGGAAAACTTACTCTAATTAAAGACTTTTATAAAAACGGAACACTTCAAATGGAAGGTCTGGCTTCTGATATCACTCCAAGCAACGAAGTTTTTGATGGTAAAGTAACCTGGTACACTCCCGAAGGAAAAGTAATGAGTGTGGTGAACTATTCTAAAGGGAAACAGCTTGGAGCTTCTCAGAATTATGATGCTAAAGGGAAATTAATTGAAGACCTGGTTTATAAGGCTGATGGTACTTTTTCAGGAAAATCATTCAGCTATAAAGATCCGGAAAATGAGTATTATTATAATACCCTTACAGTCTATGAGAACTCTACTCCTA
This Chryseobacterium sp. G0162 DNA region includes the following protein-coding sequences:
- a CDS encoding ABC transporter ATP-binding protein: MKILLRYLKPYQWLIVISLLLATINQVFSLFAPAITGNILDQLVTHPNFFDKEKLLPRNIDEYLYGNSVYHGAFYFLGLLIGTAMVSRIAKAFQDYVVSVITQKFGAKIFTDGLKHSMALPYQEFEDQRSGETLSILTKVREDSVKFITNFINIFFGILVSIIFVSVYAIRLHWSIMPVYICGIFLIAFITNLLSKRIKGIQKNIVSETTALAGSTTESLRNIEIVKSLGLTNQEVIRLNNNTYKILGLELRKVKSIRSLSFIQGTMVNFLQQMITLTLLYLIFKNIVTPGQYLSLMFYGFFIFGPMQEIGNIIISYREAEASLQNFDRLMKKDVEEKPLHPKQIGAIEELEFKHVSFKHQSAQYKALNNISFDVKNGETIAFVGPSGSGKSTLVKLLVGLYRPQEGNIFYNEINGKEFDFDELRNQIGFVTQDTQLFAGTIKENLLFVNPHATEQELAIALQKSSCTALLERAEKGIETVIGEGGLKLSGGEKQRIAIARALLRKPHLLIFDEATSALDSITEEEITSTIKDISEEREQITVLIAHRLSTIMHADKIYVLERGQIVETGSHDHLIAEKGLYYAMWRQQIGERKTTVPQS
- a CDS encoding CoA transferase subunit A — its product is MIDKRVKNAKEAIEGIKDGMTLMLGGFGLCGIPENSINALVESNVKDLTCISNNAGVDDFGLGLLLHKRQIKKMISSYVGENAEFERQMLSGELEVELTPQGTLAEKCRAAQAGIPAFYTPAGYGTEVAEGKEVKEFKGKPHILEHAFDADFSIVKAWKGDYAGNLIFKGSARNFNHPMAGAGKITIAEVEELVEPGELDPNEIHIPGIMIQRIFQGEKFEKRIEQRTVRAKE